In Microbacterium laevaniformans, a single window of DNA contains:
- a CDS encoding Na(+)/H(+) antiporter subunit C gives MTVSAVLIVIMAALFACGVYAMLERSLTRVLIGFLLLGNATNLFLLVVMGRPGIAPFFGAGGVDEMSDPLPQALTLTAIVITFAVSAFLLALIYRSWQLGRADTVVDDEEDIAVRDRGAVEEDEMDDETSIEDEDEDATTDFIGTETAPITVLHHRDLDGIRDDAPVDRPGRDGREGGDAR, from the coding sequence GTGACCGTCTCGGCCGTTCTCATCGTCATCATGGCCGCCCTCTTCGCGTGCGGCGTCTACGCCATGCTCGAGCGTAGCCTCACCCGCGTGCTCATCGGCTTCCTGCTGCTGGGCAACGCCACCAACCTGTTCCTGCTCGTCGTCATGGGCCGCCCCGGCATCGCCCCGTTCTTCGGTGCGGGCGGCGTCGACGAGATGAGTGACCCGCTGCCGCAGGCGCTGACGTTGACGGCGATCGTCATCACCTTCGCCGTCTCGGCCTTCCTGCTCGCGCTCATCTACCGCTCGTGGCAGCTCGGCCGGGCCGACACGGTGGTCGACGACGAGGAAGACATCGCCGTGCGTGATCGCGGTGCCGTCGAAGAGGACGAGATGGACGACGAGACGTCCATTGAAGACGAGGACGAGGACGCGACGACCGACTTCATCGGCACCGAGACCGCCCCGATCACGGTGCTGCACCATCGCGATCTCGACGGCATCCGCGACGACGCCCCCGTCGACCGTCCGGGTCGAGACGGCCGAGAGGGCGGTGATGCGCGATGA